The following proteins are co-located in the Leptospira selangorensis genome:
- a CDS encoding CbiX/SirB N-terminal domain-containing protein, with amino-acid sequence MKPKIAVLVLGHGSREINSNLEFVSLVEAYSLTRPDLKISHAYVELAKPDLETALRELSKEYSNIIIFPLFLYTSGHIKNDVPIVLDRIKSEFPSHSFKMANSLGVHSKMVSLLRNRAEGFIPLNKEQSSKTGVIIVNRGSSDPDANGDFYKTVRLFQEGNHFSFVLPSFIGITSPLLLETLEMASKLRPEKLLVVPYFLFGGLLIQKISSLVKNFSEKFPWIKTEMSSYLGPDPELVSVMDERIQDCISGKLSLPCDTCEYRAQLPGLSKKVGGLKALLWSIRHLETHNQAAPHLFPHRNLQKHIFVCDNIDCASKGSSALVARMRSILKLQGRHLDFKISRSSCMGRCGEGPVVVVYPDGVWYQKVSVDDAEDLVSEHLLQDRLVSRLVDNIMQ; translated from the coding sequence ATGAAACCTAAAATTGCGGTTCTGGTGTTGGGTCATGGAAGTAGGGAAATAAATTCCAATCTTGAATTCGTTTCTCTGGTCGAGGCCTATTCCCTTACTCGTCCGGATCTGAAAATTTCACATGCTTATGTAGAACTTGCCAAACCCGATCTGGAAACTGCATTAAGAGAGCTTAGCAAAGAATATTCTAATATAATAATATTTCCTCTGTTTTTATACACTTCAGGTCATATCAAAAACGATGTTCCGATCGTTCTGGATCGAATTAAATCAGAGTTCCCAAGTCATTCTTTCAAAATGGCGAATAGTTTAGGAGTCCATTCTAAAATGGTATCCTTACTTAGAAACCGTGCAGAAGGATTTATACCTCTAAACAAAGAACAATCCTCTAAAACTGGAGTAATCATAGTAAACAGAGGCTCTTCTGATCCTGATGCGAATGGAGACTTCTATAAAACGGTTCGTTTATTCCAAGAAGGAAATCATTTCTCCTTTGTTCTTCCTTCCTTCATAGGGATCACCAGCCCTCTTCTTCTGGAAACTTTGGAGATGGCTTCCAAATTAAGACCGGAAAAACTTCTGGTGGTCCCCTACTTTTTATTCGGAGGACTATTGATCCAAAAAATTTCCTCCTTGGTCAAAAACTTTTCAGAAAAATTCCCTTGGATCAAAACGGAAATGTCCTCATATTTGGGACCGGATCCTGAATTAGTTTCAGTCATGGACGAAAGGATCCAAGATTGTATCTCCGGAAAACTTTCTCTTCCATGTGATACCTGCGAATACAGGGCTCAACTTCCGGGTCTTTCTAAAAAGGTAGGAGGACTTAAGGCTCTTCTTTGGAGCATCCGCCACCTGGAAACTCATAACCAAGCTGCTCCTCATCTATTTCCCCATCGTAATTTACAAAAACATATATTTGTTTGCGATAATATAGATTGTGCAAGCAAAGGAAGTTCGGCTTTAGTCGCTCGAATGAGATCTATCTTGAAATTACAAGGACGACATTTGGATTTTAAAATTTCCCGTTCTTCCTGTATGGGAAGATGCGGAGAAGGCCCCGTAGTGGTGGTCTATCCGGACGGAGTCTGGTATCAAAAAGTAAGTGTAGATGATGCAGAGGATCTTGTTTCAGAACATCTTCTACAAGATAGATTGGTTTCTCGTTTAGTCGATAATATTATGCAATAG
- a CDS encoding CbtA family protein translates to MPLRSEFSDLLRTGIFSGLVSGLVLGIMVCVWNLPLILEAEKFEAKSASENLNTGHTHVHSHTHGERHSHTKVESASSEKIESDSLWQKRNLGTIIGSVLLGISFGVLVSLWMVFFPPNGFLENPSLSKAIYLSILFAVGGFLIFFGIPYLGLPPELPGRASGSYDYPERQAWWYLSVGSSLVGILGSRILLSYLNIHNLLKWAFALVMVLFFSGLPFYIGVPDISEDFAAPKELRNQFEYVTLLTNLIFWYLLSSLFFIFWKPKQVLGFK, encoded by the coding sequence ATGCCATTAAGATCAGAGTTTTCTGATCTTCTGCGGACAGGGATATTTTCCGGTCTGGTGTCAGGTCTTGTTTTAGGGATCATGGTCTGTGTTTGGAATCTTCCGTTGATTTTAGAGGCGGAAAAGTTTGAAGCAAAATCTGCATCAGAAAATTTGAATACAGGTCATACACATGTTCACTCCCATACCCATGGAGAACGCCATTCCCATACAAAAGTGGAATCCGCTTCTTCTGAAAAGATTGAGAGTGATAGTCTCTGGCAAAAAAGAAATTTAGGAACAATCATAGGTTCCGTTCTATTAGGAATTTCTTTTGGAGTTTTGGTTTCCCTTTGGATGGTATTTTTTCCTCCTAACGGCTTTTTAGAGAACCCTTCCCTATCCAAGGCGATCTACCTTAGTATCTTATTTGCAGTCGGTGGATTTCTAATCTTCTTTGGAATTCCATATTTAGGGCTTCCTCCCGAATTACCTGGGAGAGCCTCCGGAAGTTATGATTACCCGGAAAGACAGGCCTGGTGGTATCTTAGTGTTGGGTCCAGCTTGGTCGGTATTTTAGGATCTAGGATCCTTCTATCATATTTAAACATTCATAATTTGCTAAAATGGGCTTTTGCTTTAGTAATGGTCCTATTCTTTTCGGGACTTCCATTCTATATCGGTGTGCCTGATATTTCGGAAGATTTTGCGGCTCCAAAAGAATTAAGGAACCAATTCGAATATGTGACCTTGCTCACGAATCTGATCTTCTGGTATTTATTATCCTCTTTATTTTTCATATTCTGGAAACCAAAGCAGGTATTAGGATTCAAATGA
- a CDS encoding CbtB domain-containing protein, giving the protein MRSISVSKDFSGAKLWLRASVLVFAGFLAFSTIYAVGLEPMVYLHDTFHDIRHSTGFPCH; this is encoded by the coding sequence ATGCGCTCGATTTCCGTTTCGAAGGATTTTTCAGGAGCCAAATTATGGCTTAGAGCTTCCGTTCTGGTTTTTGCAGGATTTCTTGCTTTTTCTACGATCTATGCAGTAGGCCTGGAACCAATGGTGTATTTGCACGATACTTTTCATGATATAAGACATTCCACAGGATTTCCATGCCATTAA
- a CDS encoding catalase, producing MKPISKDWKEDISPDEEIRFAEYVKAFQKIQKVNSSKFGKGRTLHRKQILGLQAKFEVLSNIPDYTKQGLFSTSGTKDVWIRLSSGSMKLQPDTTGDIRGFALKILGVNGPSALQNGNTSAQDFLLINLEAFSSPKSEEFVGVVTAAAKGGGPLLKYLFATYGFFGAFARIKKVSKSFNKPFSGFATEPFYSAAPIAFGPYAARIRLLPPSGITPNKDASKDWANDIKSKLSKGPLVYTFQAQFFTDEKTTPIEDASVDWPESEAPYVTLATLTIPTQDFGSEPGLSLQKKIEDTIFDPWEALLEHRPLGDVMRARKHVYLASQKGRGAV from the coding sequence ATGAAACCGATTAGCAAGGACTGGAAGGAAGATATTTCCCCGGATGAAGAGATTCGTTTTGCGGAATATGTAAAGGCATTCCAAAAGATCCAAAAAGTAAACTCTTCCAAATTCGGAAAAGGTCGCACATTACATAGAAAGCAGATCTTAGGGCTGCAGGCAAAGTTTGAAGTTTTATCCAATATTCCTGATTATACAAAACAGGGTTTGTTCTCCACTTCCGGCACAAAGGATGTTTGGATCCGATTATCCAGCGGGAGTATGAAACTACAGCCTGATACCACTGGAGACATCAGAGGATTTGCATTAAAAATCCTAGGAGTAAATGGGCCAAGCGCTTTACAAAACGGTAATACTTCTGCCCAAGATTTTCTACTGATCAATTTAGAAGCATTCTCTTCTCCTAAAAGTGAGGAGTTCGTAGGTGTTGTTACCGCAGCAGCTAAAGGAGGAGGTCCGTTATTAAAATATCTTTTTGCCACTTACGGATTTTTCGGTGCATTTGCCAGGATCAAAAAAGTATCAAAAAGTTTTAATAAACCTTTTAGCGGATTTGCAACGGAACCTTTTTATAGCGCGGCACCAATAGCCTTCGGCCCCTACGCTGCGAGAATTAGACTTCTTCCTCCTTCTGGTATAACTCCAAACAAAGATGCCTCAAAGGATTGGGCAAATGATATTAAATCAAAACTTTCAAAAGGTCCTCTGGTTTATACATTCCAAGCCCAATTTTTCACGGATGAAAAAACAACTCCAATCGAAGATGCTTCCGTTGATTGGCCTGAATCAGAAGCTCCTTACGTTACTCTCGCTACTCTTACAATTCCAACTCAAGATTTCGGATCCGAGCCCGGTCTATCTTTGCAAAAAAAGATCGAAGATACAATTTTTGATCCTTGGGAAGCTTTATTAGAGCATAGACCTTTAGGAGATGTAATGAGAGCGAGAAAACATGTATATCTAGCGAGCCAAAAAGGAAGAGGCGCAGTTTAG
- a CDS encoding SDR family NAD(P)-dependent oxidoreductase, which yields MSFSRYKGKKVFITGGSAGIGKGIAIQLAKAGASVIVSARGKSNLEKTVQELKAVGAPTAVFGFAVLDVSDKKAIEKEAKKVIQTLGGLDILICSSGFAKAGEASDLDDEVYRNLMDVNFFGHVNSALAFSDHFSKQKSGEIVFLASTLAFFSIYGYGAYSASKFAIVGFAQGFRQEMMLHGVKVKLFLPPTTDTPGLEKENTDKPELSKEIEMGSALNRIHTIDSVAKAILKWIPNKKFIGYTGWDSWLQYFLFRHFPEFSIKLTDSELKAAQSRLDKKKQKV from the coding sequence ATGTCATTCAGCAGATACAAAGGTAAAAAAGTATTTATTACAGGCGGTTCCGCGGGTATAGGCAAAGGAATTGCGATCCAATTAGCGAAGGCAGGAGCAAGTGTAATCGTTTCCGCCAGAGGAAAATCCAACTTAGAAAAAACCGTCCAGGAATTAAAGGCAGTAGGAGCTCCAACAGCAGTATTCGGATTCGCAGTCTTAGATGTTTCAGATAAAAAGGCCATCGAAAAAGAAGCCAAAAAGGTAATCCAGACATTAGGAGGATTGGACATTTTAATCTGCAGCAGCGGTTTTGCAAAAGCAGGAGAAGCTTCCGATCTAGACGACGAAGTTTATAGAAATCTAATGGATGTAAACTTTTTCGGCCACGTGAATAGTGCGCTTGCATTTAGTGATCATTTTTCCAAACAAAAAAGTGGTGAGATCGTATTTTTAGCATCCACCCTTGCGTTTTTTTCCATCTACGGATACGGAGCTTATTCGGCTAGTAAGTTTGCGATTGTAGGTTTTGCCCAAGGTTTTCGCCAGGAAATGATGCTTCATGGAGTAAAAGTGAAATTATTCCTTCCTCCTACAACGGATACTCCTGGTTTGGAAAAGGAGAATACCGACAAACCTGAATTGAGTAAGGAAATTGAAATGGGTTCCGCATTAAATAGAATTCATACAATTGATTCCGTAGCAAAGGCCATCCTAAAATGGATACCGAACAAAAAGTTCATCGGTTATACAGGCTGGGATTCTTGGCTCCAATATTTTCTATTTAGACATTTTCCGGAATTCAGCATTAAACTTACCGATTCCGAATTAAAAGCGGCCCAGTCTAGACTGGATAAGAAAAAACAAAAAGTATAA
- a CDS encoding Crp/Fnr family transcriptional regulator yields MHEIPLLENLRKKIPSLEKNWDRYTSMLKEKKVPAKTVLIKRGVYTKNIFIVKKGCLRLKFEDKGRDITIAFFPENRAITSIHSYRGTYKDSQLSVESIEPTELLILSGEDAEIIYKENEDVRGFLLEYVAERFDTYMNLFLSRIRDSPEQRYLNLIKEQQDIANRIPQHYIASFLGITPVSLSRIRNRIWKEQK; encoded by the coding sequence ATGCATGAGATACCATTACTGGAAAATCTAAGGAAGAAGATCCCAAGTTTGGAAAAAAATTGGGACCGTTATACTTCCATGTTAAAAGAAAAGAAGGTCCCGGCAAAAACCGTGCTGATCAAAAGAGGTGTTTATACCAAAAACATATTTATCGTTAAAAAAGGATGCCTGCGGTTAAAATTCGAAGATAAGGGTCGAGATATCACAATCGCGTTTTTTCCCGAAAATAGAGCGATCACTTCTATCCATAGTTATAGAGGAACTTATAAAGATAGCCAACTTAGTGTGGAGAGTATAGAACCCACGGAATTATTGATCTTAAGCGGAGAAGATGCTGAGATTATTTATAAAGAAAACGAAGACGTCCGAGGTTTTTTATTGGAATATGTTGCCGAAAGATTTGATACTTATATGAATTTGTTTTTGTCCAGGATCAGGGATAGTCCGGAACAAAGATATTTGAATCTTATCAAAGAGCAACAGGATATCGCGAATCGTATCCCTCAACATTATATTGCTTCTTTTTTGGGGATCACTCCTGTTTCCTTGAGTAGGATCCGAAATAGGATCTGGAAGGAACAAAAATGA
- a CDS encoding two-component system sensor histidine kinase NtrB — MQNCDEIPPKINKPSGYLEKDFLPKEMGWDEWYCQAAQFKNILYHSPNGFAIISLEGRFISSNPALSQILGYSENELVGMSFDYITHPDDLEEDLRSRDQFLKGQISLFKRKKRYIHKDGHQLWVQVDATLIRNRKGDPNYFAAQFQDITKHHELEKQLIHSQRMESIGSLAGGVAHDFNNILTVVLGYTTLLEKNSGHPEKILQYSEIIKKTAERGSSLIKQLLTLARKVESDLKPSILNDLLSEAAHIASSTFPKSIRVVSDLPQDPILVQADHTQIHQVFLNLFLNAKDAMPNGGLLSIRLRMEEGEFISPEKIQKTAVIEILDSGTGIDRKTIRKIFDPFFTTKEPGKGTGLGLSIVYGILENHKGKIKVESELGSGTKFSIYFPVLE, encoded by the coding sequence ATGCAAAACTGCGATGAAATTCCTCCAAAAATAAACAAGCCCTCCGGTTATTTAGAGAAGGACTTTTTACCTAAGGAGATGGGCTGGGATGAATGGTACTGCCAGGCGGCACAATTCAAGAATATACTTTATCATTCTCCAAACGGATTTGCGATCATATCCCTGGAAGGAAGGTTTATCAGTTCTAATCCTGCACTTTCTCAAATTTTAGGTTATTCAGAAAACGAATTGGTCGGAATGAGTTTTGATTATATTACTCATCCTGATGATTTGGAAGAAGATCTCCGATCCAGAGACCAATTTCTAAAAGGGCAAATATCTTTATTTAAAAGGAAAAAAAGATACATCCATAAAGACGGACACCAACTCTGGGTTCAGGTGGATGCAACCTTAATACGAAATAGAAAGGGAGATCCGAATTATTTTGCGGCTCAATTCCAAGATATTACAAAACATCATGAATTAGAAAAACAACTCATTCATTCTCAAAGAATGGAATCAATCGGCTCTCTTGCCGGTGGAGTTGCCCACGACTTCAATAATATTCTAACTGTAGTTTTAGGCTACACTACCCTTTTAGAAAAGAATTCAGGACATCCGGAAAAGATCCTACAGTATTCTGAAATTATTAAAAAAACGGCGGAAAGAGGATCTTCGTTAATCAAACAACTTTTGACCTTAGCGAGAAAGGTCGAATCGGATCTCAAACCTTCTATCTTGAACGATCTATTATCTGAAGCAGCCCATATAGCCTCTTCTACTTTTCCTAAATCTATTCGAGTAGTTTCGGATCTTCCCCAAGATCCCATCCTGGTACAAGCCGATCATACTCAGATCCACCAAGTGTTTCTGAATTTATTTTTAAATGCGAAAGATGCAATGCCGAACGGCGGCTTACTTTCCATCAGATTAAGAATGGAAGAAGGAGAATTTATTTCTCCGGAAAAAATCCAAAAAACCGCAGTAATAGAAATTTTAGACAGCGGAACGGGAATAGACAGAAAGACGATCCGTAAAATATTCGATCCATTCTTCACAACCAAAGAACCCGGTAAAGGAACCGGGCTTGGACTTTCCATCGTTTATGGTATTTTAGAAAATCATAAAGGAAAGATCAAAGTAGAAAGTGAACTTGGATCAGGCACAAAATTTTCCATTTATTTTCCGGTTCTGGAATAG
- a CDS encoding alginate export family protein encodes MNVIPKPKFNFILLLITIVISIPAYSEEDPNKNTKETIQNPLPPSSDTNKVEGTDPKTKKQEPKYNSPWKGNIPVDHLRTLLVTPEQMKDTQKSDLFWLDNLKLGVSLRPRFEARENPDFNKKTDDYSSFVGQNTQLWFLFDPSPYYAIKVTMQDSRLWGGSQTPQNAGNWTYGLSTGAGTTLTPATSTNTNIRNNTDIREAYIVFKKTDKLPVSVFVGRQVFAFGDLKIVGPLNWLHTGFAFDGVRFVHDSQWFRSHVFGTILSNQYDAPYGLTTSNGRSKGSIDQAYFFGAYNTIKFGEEAHLDLYMFEVSKKWIPNANPTDFDNRLKQRDDLLTTGFRFTNRTNNNLLPAGKIWDWTIESAWQSGMTGDRVKADWDILDQKAANGKNIYTEKVQYDTKLLSLDTGIKVNDWIRLGLGYTYASGDPNRSDSKVGTWQSLFPQIAGSFPNWNTMNGQSLMAGFENIKSYSIRANLKTEYGMFIFAIYDTQKANLQDAWYKVSGVPNTGASTENYSNDKFSYENSRLGRRLFYQYDFTWIYNYTESVSIWMGISLVKAKEAIGNERTNPYASNPEKRYTFDDTSKFFYLMVSASL; translated from the coding sequence ATGAATGTTATTCCGAAACCGAAATTTAATTTCATACTTCTCTTAATAACTATCGTTATTAGTATTCCAGCATATTCGGAAGAAGATCCGAATAAGAATACGAAGGAAACGATACAAAACCCTCTGCCCCCTTCTTCCGATACGAATAAGGTCGAAGGCACTGACCCAAAAACTAAAAAACAAGAGCCTAAGTATAATTCTCCTTGGAAGGGAAATATTCCGGTAGATCATCTGCGAACTCTTTTGGTCACTCCTGAACAGATGAAGGATACCCAAAAATCGGATCTGTTTTGGTTGGATAATTTGAAATTAGGAGTTTCTCTTCGCCCTAGATTCGAAGCCAGAGAAAATCCTGACTTCAATAAGAAGACAGATGATTACAGCTCTTTTGTGGGACAAAACACCCAGCTTTGGTTCTTATTCGATCCTTCTCCCTATTATGCAATCAAGGTTACCATGCAAGACAGTAGACTTTGGGGAGGAAGCCAAACTCCTCAAAACGCCGGTAATTGGACTTACGGGCTCAGCACCGGCGCCGGAACCACTTTGACTCCGGCTACTTCTACCAATACGAATATTAGGAATAATACTGATATTAGAGAAGCTTATATAGTATTCAAAAAAACTGATAAACTTCCTGTTTCCGTTTTTGTAGGCAGACAGGTATTCGCTTTCGGGGATCTTAAAATTGTGGGTCCATTAAATTGGCTACATACAGGTTTTGCATTCGATGGTGTTAGATTCGTCCATGATTCACAATGGTTTAGATCGCATGTATTCGGAACAATTTTGTCTAACCAATACGACGCGCCTTACGGTTTGACAACAAGCAACGGAAGATCCAAAGGATCCATAGACCAGGCTTATTTTTTCGGCGCATATAATACGATCAAGTTCGGAGAAGAAGCTCACCTGGATCTATATATGTTCGAAGTTTCTAAAAAATGGATCCCTAACGCAAATCCCACAGACTTCGATAATCGTTTAAAACAAAGGGACGATCTATTGACCACAGGTTTCAGATTCACCAATAGAACGAATAATAATCTTTTACCTGCAGGAAAGATCTGGGACTGGACAATAGAATCGGCTTGGCAATCAGGAATGACCGGGGATAGAGTAAAGGCGGATTGGGATATTTTAGACCAAAAAGCGGCTAATGGTAAAAACATTTATACGGAGAAGGTTCAGTATGATACAAAACTTCTCTCTTTGGATACTGGGATCAAGGTTAACGATTGGATCCGCTTAGGTTTAGGCTACACATACGCATCAGGAGATCCTAATAGATCGGATTCCAAGGTGGGAACGTGGCAGAGTTTATTCCCTCAGATCGCAGGCTCTTTCCCAAATTGGAATACTATGAACGGCCAATCTTTAATGGCCGGGTTCGAAAATATTAAATCTTATTCAATCAGGGCAAATCTCAAAACGGAATATGGAATGTTCATATTTGCGATTTACGATACTCAAAAAGCAAATTTGCAGGATGCTTGGTATAAGGTTTCCGGGGTTCCGAATACCGGAGCGAGTACGGAAAATTATTCCAACGATAAGTTCTCTTATGAGAATTCTAGATTAGGAAGAAGATTATTCTATCAGTACGATTTTACCTGGATCTATAATTATACTGAATCTGTTTCGATCTGGATGGGGATTTCTCTTGTGAAGGCTAAAGAGGCGATCGGGAATGAAAGAACAAATCCTTATGCTTCTAATCCTGAGAAGAGATATACATTCGATGATACTTCTAAGTTCTTTTATCTCATGGTCTCCGCCTCCCTATAA